A stretch of Imperialibacter roseus DNA encodes these proteins:
- the mreC gene encoding rod shape-determining protein MreC, with amino-acid sequence MYSLFQFLYRNRAFLTFLFLEVISFWLVLNDRSYLGAKFFNSSNRLAANVLNISSNISDYFSLGKVNAQLAEENRQLHEILLNQTPKGIDPIRIDSVSIDSVNHVYEMIAAKVINNSTRRVNNYLTINKGSDDGILPGMGVVGPQGIVGKVKYSSKHFSSVISLLHTEFLISTAVKRNQVYGTLRWTSGDALYADLQYVPRHVSLQVGDTIVTSGFNTIFPEGYQAGTISEFTISDDATFYTVKVKLATDFYSLRYVYVVKNLLAEEKDSLEQVTIPDYE; translated from the coding sequence ATGTATTCATTATTCCAATTTCTCTACCGAAATAGGGCTTTTCTAACCTTTCTGTTTTTAGAGGTAATAAGTTTTTGGCTGGTCTTAAACGACAGAAGTTATCTGGGGGCGAAGTTTTTCAACTCGTCCAACCGGCTGGCTGCCAATGTGCTGAACATTTCATCCAACATATCGGATTACTTCTCTCTGGGTAAGGTAAACGCCCAACTGGCCGAGGAAAACCGTCAATTGCACGAAATCCTGCTGAATCAAACCCCTAAAGGAATAGACCCAATCAGGATTGACTCTGTGTCAATAGACTCAGTCAATCATGTGTATGAAATGATAGCGGCCAAAGTCATCAATAATTCCACCAGAAGGGTCAACAACTACCTGACCATCAACAAAGGCTCGGATGACGGAATACTACCTGGCATGGGAGTGGTAGGCCCACAGGGAATTGTAGGCAAAGTAAAATATTCTTCGAAGCATTTTTCATCAGTGATTTCGCTGTTGCATACCGAGTTTTTGATATCTACAGCTGTCAAAAGAAATCAGGTGTATGGCACTTTGCGCTGGACGTCAGGAGACGCCCTTTACGCTGATCTGCAATACGTTCCCCGACACGTAAGCCTCCAGGTGGGCGACACCATTGTTACTTCCGGGTTCAATACCATTTTCCCGGAAGGCTATCAGGCCGGCACTATCTCAGAATTTACTATTTCTGATGACGCCACTTTTTACACCGTTAAGGTGAAGCTAGCTACCGACTTTTACAGTCTCAGGTACGTGTATGTGGTGAAAAACCTGTTGGCAGAAGAAAAAGACTCACTCGAACAAGTAACTATTCCAGATTATGAATAG
- a CDS encoding geranylgeranylglycerol-phosphate geranylgeranyltransferase: MAKSSRPRNFSFTGLFRLTRFPNLLIIALTQYMTALFLTTSTHGLWAIFTHPGLFWLTSSTLMLAAAGYIINDYYDVKIDYINKPERVIVGRILKRRIAMIWQLGLNLAGILIGFFLSPWIGLIHCFSAFTLWLYSNQLKRLPFVGNFSIALLTGVSVLVVAVLFGEKNWLIFTYAYFAFGITLVREIIKDMEDLKGDETFGCKTLPIVWGIRKTKQFVFLLLIVFVASIFYFVFKAENEVLNTYFMVMIIPAALFILYFLRADTKDKFANLSTFCKLFILSGIISMAFFAAN, translated from the coding sequence ATGGCAAAGTCGTCCCGGCCCAGGAATTTCTCATTCACCGGTCTTTTCAGGCTGACAAGGTTTCCTAACCTGCTTATTATTGCCCTCACTCAATACATGACGGCCCTCTTTCTTACGACCTCCACACACGGTTTATGGGCCATTTTCACCCACCCAGGCCTGTTTTGGCTCACCAGCTCCACACTCATGCTTGCGGCGGCTGGCTACATCATCAACGACTACTACGACGTAAAAATCGATTACATCAACAAGCCCGAGCGGGTGATCGTAGGCAGAATTCTAAAGCGCAGAATTGCCATGATCTGGCAGCTGGGGCTTAACCTGGCAGGCATACTCATCGGCTTTTTTCTTTCTCCCTGGATCGGGCTCATCCACTGTTTCTCTGCGTTCACATTGTGGCTCTATTCTAACCAGCTCAAGCGACTTCCCTTTGTTGGCAACTTTAGCATTGCCCTGCTTACGGGCGTGTCGGTTCTCGTAGTAGCGGTTCTCTTTGGAGAAAAAAACTGGCTGATTTTCACCTATGCTTACTTTGCCTTTGGCATTACGCTGGTAAGAGAAATCATCAAAGACATGGAAGACCTGAAAGGTGACGAAACATTCGGCTGCAAGACGCTTCCCATTGTGTGGGGCATTCGCAAAACAAAGCAATTCGTTTTCCTCCTCCTTATCGTCTTCGTTGCAAGTATATTCTACTTCGTTTTCAAGGCAGAAAACGAAGTGCTCAATACCTACTTCATGGTGATGATTATTCCGGCCGCTCTCTTTATCCTATATTTCTTACGAGCCGATACCAAAGACAAATTTGCCAACCTGAGTACCTTTTGTAAGCTGTTTATACTGAGTGGTATCATCAGTATGGCTTTCTTTGCAGCGAATTAA
- the purN gene encoding phosphoribosylglycinamide formyltransferase: MKKNLAIFASGSGTNAENIVNHFKGNSDVAVKLILSNKKDAGVLQRAKKLGIPSHVFSRPDFYENNNVLEVLKAHSVDWVVLAGFLWLIPGNLIKAFPDKIINIHPALLPKFGGKGMYGDRVHQAVIQAGEKDSGITIHLVNEKYDEGKILFQASCDIEKDETPQSLAAKIHQLEYAYFPQVIHDQVVQ; encoded by the coding sequence ATGAAAAAGAACCTGGCCATATTTGCCTCCGGAAGTGGAACAAACGCAGAAAACATTGTCAACCACTTCAAAGGCAACAGCGACGTAGCTGTTAAGCTCATCCTTTCAAACAAAAAGGATGCGGGAGTACTTCAACGAGCCAAAAAACTGGGAATTCCTTCTCATGTTTTTTCGAGACCTGACTTTTACGAAAACAACAATGTGCTGGAAGTACTGAAAGCTCACAGCGTTGACTGGGTGGTTCTAGCCGGATTCCTTTGGCTTATTCCTGGCAATCTCATCAAAGCTTTCCCTGACAAAATCATCAACATACACCCGGCACTGCTGCCCAAGTTTGGTGGCAAAGGCATGTATGGCGACAGAGTTCACCAGGCCGTAATTCAGGCAGGTGAAAAGGACAGCGGCATTACTATCCATTTGGTGAATGAAAAATATGATGAAGGCAAAATCCTTTTCCAGGCATCATGCGACATAGAAAAGGACGAAACGCCGCAAAGCCTGGCTGCCAAAATTCATCAGCTTGAATACGCCTATTTTCCTCAAGTAATACACGATCAGGTGGTTCAGTAA
- the purH gene encoding bifunctional phosphoribosylaminoimidazolecarboxamide formyltransferase/IMP cyclohydrolase, which translates to MSQKKITSALISVYYKDGLEPIIRQLHSLGVKLYSTGGTQSFIEKLGIKVTPVESLTAYPSIFGGRVKTLHPKIFGGILYRRGNYSDIEEAGKFEIPSIDLVIVDLYPFEETVAAGGTSEEIIEKIDIGGISLIRAAAKNFHDVTIVASRDLYPNLSALLEEKKGETSEADRKKFAAHAFRISSGYDTAIFNYFNQDDEIPSLRIAEDEATTLRYGENPHQKGVFYGDMAKMFDQLNGKELSYNNLVDIDAAVSLVEEFPKETAFIIIKHTNACGVAVASTVKEAYLKAFEADTVSAFGGVLATNKKIDLETAEELNKLFFEVLIAPAFDEAALELLKSKKNRIIMKQKAGIDTTKQAKTILNGVLVQDRDLHTDGKKDLKVVTKAEPTGEQIDALLFASKLAKHTKSNTIVLAKGNQLLASGVGQTSRVDSLNQAIEKAKSFGFDLKGAVMASDAFFPFPDCVEIADKAGIVSVIQPGGSIKDQASIDYCDQHGLSMVFTGYRHFKH; encoded by the coding sequence ATGAGTCAAAAAAAAATCACTTCTGCTTTAATATCAGTTTATTACAAGGATGGCCTTGAGCCAATTATCCGTCAACTTCACTCGCTGGGTGTAAAGTTATACTCCACCGGAGGCACCCAATCATTCATTGAAAAGCTCGGCATAAAAGTTACACCAGTTGAGTCGCTCACAGCCTACCCCTCTATCTTCGGGGGCAGGGTAAAAACGCTCCATCCAAAAATATTTGGCGGCATTCTCTACCGCCGAGGCAACTATTCTGATATTGAAGAGGCCGGGAAATTTGAAATTCCATCCATCGATTTGGTCATTGTTGACCTGTATCCATTTGAAGAAACAGTGGCAGCAGGCGGAACCTCAGAGGAAATCATAGAAAAAATTGATATTGGAGGCATTTCGCTCATCAGGGCGGCGGCCAAAAACTTCCACGACGTTACCATAGTGGCTTCGAGAGACCTCTATCCAAACTTAAGCGCCCTGCTTGAAGAGAAGAAGGGTGAGACCTCCGAAGCTGACAGAAAGAAATTTGCGGCCCATGCCTTCAGAATAAGCTCGGGTTATGATACGGCCATATTCAACTACTTCAATCAGGACGACGAAATTCCATCGTTGCGTATAGCGGAAGACGAAGCCACTACCCTGAGATATGGCGAAAACCCTCACCAAAAGGGCGTTTTCTATGGCGACATGGCCAAAATGTTTGATCAGCTCAACGGCAAAGAGCTTTCATACAACAACCTCGTGGACATTGATGCAGCTGTTTCCCTTGTGGAAGAATTCCCGAAAGAGACGGCCTTTATTATCATCAAGCATACCAATGCTTGTGGCGTGGCTGTCGCTTCGACTGTGAAAGAGGCCTATCTGAAAGCATTTGAAGCCGACACTGTTTCTGCCTTTGGCGGCGTGCTGGCAACCAATAAAAAAATTGACCTGGAAACGGCAGAGGAACTAAACAAGCTGTTTTTTGAGGTGCTGATTGCTCCCGCCTTTGATGAGGCTGCATTAGAGCTGCTTAAATCAAAGAAGAACAGAATCATCATGAAGCAAAAGGCTGGCATCGACACAACCAAGCAGGCGAAAACCATTTTGAATGGCGTGCTTGTGCAGGATCGTGACCTGCATACCGATGGCAAAAAGGATCTTAAGGTGGTGACAAAGGCCGAGCCCACCGGTGAGCAAATAGATGCGTTGCTGTTTGCCAGCAAGCTTGCCAAGCACACCAAATCCAATACTATTGTGCTCGCCAAAGGCAACCAACTATTGGCGAGTGGTGTTGGACAAACATCCAGAGTTGACTCACTTAATCAGGCCATTGAAAAGGCCAAAAGTTTTGGCTTTGACCTAAAGGGTGCAGTTATGGCGTCTGATGCTTTTTTTCCTTTTCCCGACTGTGTAGAGATTGCGGACAAGGCAGGCATTGTGTCGGTTATTCAGCCAGGTGGTTCTATCAAAGACCAGGCGTCGATCGATTATTGCGACCAACATGGTCTGTCTATGGTGTTTACCGGGTATCGCCATTTCAAACATTGA
- a CDS encoding Rossmann-like and DUF2520 domain-containing protein produces the protein MAERFSFRVALIGSGRLGTQLAMALEKGGHRIAEIFNPSQKSAEKLAYNLYSSQLVNSLDFSDSDCNFFIIAVPDEAIEQVATEIVLPDEAIIVHTSGATPMSILEVTAAENFGVLWPLQSFSHGAAISFSQLPVIIEGSNDYTLEILNRVVASIGAEPVFMEEEERKNLHVAAVFASNFTNFMLRSAERVLEKDDISLDILKPLVVETIRKAFEIGPENAQTGPAAREDFTTIDAQTLLLADNESLQRMYRMISQEIIDSKYESDV, from the coding sequence ATGGCAGAACGGTTTTCCTTCAGAGTAGCTCTTATCGGTTCGGGCAGGCTGGGCACGCAACTGGCAATGGCCCTGGAAAAAGGCGGTCACCGGATTGCCGAAATTTTCAACCCTTCTCAGAAATCAGCGGAGAAGCTGGCCTACAACCTCTATTCAAGTCAGCTGGTCAATAGCCTCGATTTCTCTGACAGCGACTGCAATTTCTTCATTATTGCCGTGCCCGACGAAGCCATAGAACAGGTGGCCACAGAAATTGTGCTGCCCGACGAGGCCATCATAGTCCACACGTCCGGAGCCACTCCCATGAGCATACTGGAAGTGACTGCCGCTGAAAACTTCGGCGTGTTGTGGCCGCTTCAGAGCTTTAGCCATGGTGCAGCCATCAGCTTTTCGCAGCTTCCGGTGATTATTGAAGGCTCGAACGACTACACCCTGGAAATTCTGAATCGTGTGGTGGCGTCCATAGGGGCAGAGCCGGTGTTCATGGAGGAGGAAGAAAGGAAGAACCTGCATGTAGCAGCAGTGTTTGCCAGCAACTTTACCAACTTTATGCTGAGGTCGGCCGAGCGGGTGCTGGAAAAAGACGACATTTCTCTGGATATACTGAAACCTCTTGTAGTAGAAACCATTCGCAAAGCTTTTGAAATCGGGCCTGAAAATGCTCAAACCGGCCCGGCGGCAAGAGAAGATTTTACCACTATCGATGCTCAGACCTTACTTCTAGCCGATAACGAATCGCTGCAAAGAATGTACCGCATGATTTCTCAGGAAATCATCGACAGCAAATATGAGTCGGACGTGTAG
- a CDS encoding aminotransferase class V-fold PLP-dependent enzyme encodes MKASRRSFFRQMSAAAGALSLSGMAAKAASFEVADGLKSLQSLDPITAAEDELSWAAVRQAYTVSPSIINLNNGGVSPQPKVVQEANDRYYHLSNEAPSYYMWGILDQGREPLREKLANLAGCSPDEIAINRNATEALDTVIYGMDLKKGDEVILTRQDYPNMINAWKQREMRDGIKLVWLNLDMPTENADYVVKAFTDAVTPKTKVFHITHMINWNGQIMPVKRLCEEAKKRNIFSLVDGAHTFAHMDFKVPDFGCDAYGTSLHKWLCAPFGTGMLYLRKERITEIWPIFTNDNPRGDNISKFESLGTRSFAPEQAIGQAIDFHNAIGPKRKEERLRHLKNYWCEKVKDHPKVKLNISLKPDFSCALGNFAIEGKEPGEIATRLFNDYKIHVVGIVWENIKGVRVTPHVYTLTSELDKLAAAIHKIADS; translated from the coding sequence ATGAAGGCATCCAGAAGATCATTTTTCAGGCAAATGAGTGCCGCTGCCGGTGCTTTGTCTTTGTCAGGTATGGCGGCAAAAGCTGCCTCTTTCGAGGTGGCAGATGGCTTGAAGTCGCTGCAATCCCTTGACCCTATTACGGCAGCAGAAGACGAGCTTTCCTGGGCAGCAGTACGCCAGGCATACACCGTATCCCCCTCCATCATCAATCTCAACAATGGTGGTGTAAGCCCCCAGCCCAAAGTGGTGCAGGAAGCCAACGACCGCTATTATCACCTCAGCAACGAAGCGCCGTCTTACTATATGTGGGGAATCCTTGACCAGGGTCGTGAGCCTCTACGTGAAAAACTGGCAAATTTAGCAGGGTGTAGCCCTGACGAAATAGCCATCAACCGGAATGCCACCGAAGCCCTGGATACGGTCATCTACGGCATGGATCTGAAAAAAGGCGATGAGGTGATTCTTACCAGGCAGGACTATCCCAACATGATCAATGCCTGGAAGCAGCGGGAAATGAGGGACGGTATCAAGCTAGTCTGGCTCAACCTGGACATGCCCACGGAAAATGCTGACTACGTAGTAAAGGCTTTCACAGATGCTGTGACCCCTAAAACCAAAGTCTTTCACATCACTCACATGATCAACTGGAACGGGCAGATCATGCCTGTGAAGAGGCTTTGTGAAGAAGCGAAAAAAAGAAACATCTTCTCACTAGTGGACGGTGCGCACACATTTGCCCATATGGACTTCAAAGTACCCGATTTTGGCTGCGATGCCTACGGCACCAGCCTCCACAAATGGCTTTGTGCTCCATTTGGCACCGGCATGCTTTACCTGAGAAAAGAGCGCATCACTGAAATCTGGCCTATTTTCACTAACGATAACCCCAGGGGTGATAATATTAGCAAGTTCGAGTCCCTTGGCACCCGCTCCTTTGCTCCAGAGCAGGCCATTGGTCAGGCCATCGATTTTCACAATGCCATAGGCCCAAAAAGAAAAGAAGAAAGGTTGCGGCACCTCAAAAATTATTGGTGCGAAAAGGTAAAAGACCACCCGAAAGTCAAACTCAACATTTCTCTCAAACCCGACTTTAGCTGCGCCCTTGGAAACTTCGCCATTGAGGGCAAGGAGCCTGGGGAAATCGCTACCCGGTTGTTCAATGACTACAAAATCCACGTGGTGGGTATTGTGTGGGAAAACATCAAAGGAGTAAGAGTAACGCCACACGTGTATACACTTACCAGTGAATTAGATAAATTAGCTGCCGCAATACACAAAATAGCGGACAGTTAA
- a CDS encoding rod shape-determining protein — protein MGFLDFFSSDIAIDLGTANTLIIHKDKIVVDEPSIIAIDKNTNKVLAIGREAMQMHEKTHENIKTIRPLKDGVIADFHAAEHMIRGMIKMIHQGGKSFFPSSHRMVICIPSGITEVEKRAVRDSAEHAGAKEVYMIPEPIAAAIGIGIDIERPVGSMIVDIGGGTTEIAVIALSGIVCDQSIRVAGDTFNKDILDYMRRQHNLLIGERTAERVKIEVGSALTELDEGPEDFEIRGRDLMTGIPKVIKISYSEIAFAIDKSVSKIEEAVLKALEISPPELSADIYDNGIHLTGGGALLRGLDKRLAMKTKLPIHIADDPLRAVVRGTGLALKNLNAYKAVLMT, from the coding sequence ATGGGATTCTTAGATTTTTTCTCCAGCGATATAGCCATAGACTTGGGCACGGCCAACACCCTTATTATTCATAAGGACAAAATTGTAGTTGACGAGCCCTCGATTATTGCCATTGACAAAAACACCAACAAGGTATTAGCGATAGGTCGTGAAGCCATGCAAATGCATGAAAAAACTCACGAAAACATCAAGACTATCCGTCCGCTAAAAGACGGTGTGATCGCCGACTTCCATGCTGCTGAGCACATGATCAGGGGCATGATCAAAATGATCCATCAGGGCGGCAAGTCGTTTTTCCCAAGCTCCCACAGGATGGTCATCTGTATTCCTTCGGGCATTACTGAAGTTGAAAAAAGAGCTGTGCGTGACTCCGCCGAGCACGCAGGCGCCAAAGAGGTGTACATGATCCCTGAGCCAATAGCTGCGGCCATCGGTATCGGCATTGATATTGAACGGCCTGTTGGTTCAATGATTGTTGATATCGGGGGTGGTACCACCGAGATTGCCGTTATAGCACTTTCGGGCATTGTGTGCGACCAGTCGATCCGGGTTGCCGGCGACACCTTCAACAAAGACATCCTCGACTACATGCGCCGTCAGCACAACCTGCTGATTGGTGAGCGTACGGCAGAAAGAGTAAAGATAGAAGTCGGTTCTGCATTGACAGAGCTTGACGAAGGACCGGAAGACTTTGAAATCAGAGGCCGTGACCTCATGACGGGCATTCCAAAAGTGATCAAGATCTCTTACTCTGAAATCGCTTTCGCCATCGACAAGTCCGTATCCAAAATTGAAGAAGCAGTGCTTAAAGCATTGGAGATTTCTCCGCCGGAGCTTTCTGCTGACATTTACGACAATGGTATTCACCTGACGGGTGGCGGTGCTTTGCTGAGAGGTCTCGACAAGCGCCTGGCCATGAAAACCAAACTTCCTATTCACATTGCAGATGATCCATTAAGAGCTGTTGTGAGAGGAACCGGCCTTGCCTTGAAAAATCTTAATGCATACAAAGCGGTTTTGATGACCTAA
- a CDS encoding penicillin-binding transpeptidase domain-containing protein produces the protein MNDSRKLYIQTGMVLVSVILLVRLFIIQIVDTSYKSAADSNIIQKVIEYPYRGEVYDRNGKLLVYNSPVYDILGVPKEIENLDTAKFCRLFNISKADLIDRLNAARKYSPIKASKIVNLLSPEEFAKTQDYLIDFPGFYVSARTVRGYTTKSAANALGYTGEISKRQLDADRTGYYSQGDHIGISGLELSYERELRGKRGVKYKLVNVRGVDKGSFKNGLYDTLSIPGENITTTLDIELQQYAEKLLAGKVGSIVAIEPATGEILVFVSGPSYDPAVLSGRDFGANFTKLSQDSLVPLFNRPLMAMYRPGSVFKIMQAMIGLQEGVITPNTVIACNQSVIGCHYHGPSENLLGAITMSCNPYFHQVLKRVVNQDVSRDTYEDTRIGLEKWRGRVANFGFGSTLGIDLPNEKGGMVPNVAYYDRAYNNQPWKYSNIYSIAIGEGENLVVPLQMANFTATVANRGYYYTPHLVKAISDTGKPRPEYEVQHHTGINPEYFDIAVEAMHNVVEHGTGQYRAKLDDIVVCGKTGTVQNANSPDHSAFIAFAPMDNPRIAVSVYVENAGQGARAAAAISGLIIEKYLKGEKAKLRMEPYVLKGDFLDADEKAKFNL, from the coding sequence ATGAACGACAGCAGAAAACTATATATTCAAACTGGAATGGTGCTGGTGAGCGTTATACTGCTAGTCAGGCTTTTCATTATTCAAATTGTAGACACCAGCTACAAAAGCGCCGCCGATAGTAATATCATTCAGAAGGTAATTGAGTACCCCTACAGAGGTGAAGTGTATGACCGCAATGGCAAACTGCTGGTGTACAACAGCCCGGTGTACGATATTTTGGGTGTGCCCAAGGAAATCGAAAACCTGGATACCGCAAAGTTCTGCCGCCTGTTCAACATATCTAAAGCTGATTTGATAGACCGCCTTAATGCAGCGAGAAAATACAGCCCGATCAAAGCGTCAAAAATTGTGAACCTTCTGTCGCCGGAAGAATTTGCAAAAACACAGGATTACCTCATCGACTTTCCCGGATTTTACGTGTCGGCCAGAACAGTGCGGGGCTACACTACAAAAAGTGCCGCCAACGCTCTGGGTTATACTGGTGAGATAAGCAAGAGGCAACTGGACGCAGATCGCACTGGTTACTATAGCCAGGGTGACCACATCGGCATTAGTGGCCTTGAGCTATCGTATGAAAGAGAGTTACGAGGCAAAAGAGGGGTGAAATACAAACTTGTTAACGTTCGTGGGGTTGACAAGGGCAGCTTCAAGAACGGGTTGTATGACACATTAAGTATCCCCGGCGAAAACATCACAACAACGTTAGACATTGAGCTTCAGCAATATGCGGAAAAGCTTCTAGCCGGAAAAGTGGGAAGTATTGTGGCCATTGAGCCAGCGACCGGGGAAATCCTGGTTTTTGTGTCTGGTCCATCGTACGATCCGGCAGTACTAAGTGGCAGGGATTTTGGAGCTAATTTTACAAAGCTTTCCCAAGACAGCCTGGTTCCTCTTTTTAACCGGCCTCTGATGGCCATGTACCGACCTGGTTCGGTTTTTAAGATCATGCAGGCCATGATTGGCTTGCAGGAAGGAGTAATTACTCCCAATACGGTAATTGCCTGTAACCAGAGCGTGATTGGGTGCCATTATCATGGCCCATCCGAGAATTTGCTGGGCGCCATTACCATGTCCTGTAATCCTTATTTTCATCAGGTGTTGAAAAGAGTGGTGAATCAGGATGTGTCCAGGGATACTTATGAAGATACCCGAATAGGTCTTGAAAAATGGCGGGGCAGGGTAGCCAACTTTGGTTTTGGCAGCACTCTGGGAATAGATTTGCCTAATGAAAAAGGTGGCATGGTACCCAACGTGGCCTACTACGACAGGGCTTACAATAATCAACCATGGAAGTACTCTAACATTTATTCCATTGCGATAGGCGAGGGCGAGAACCTGGTCGTTCCACTGCAAATGGCAAATTTTACAGCCACTGTGGCCAATCGTGGTTACTACTACACCCCCCACCTAGTAAAAGCAATAAGCGACACAGGCAAGCCAAGGCCGGAATACGAAGTGCAGCACCACACCGGCATCAACCCGGAGTATTTTGACATTGCTGTTGAAGCCATGCACAATGTGGTAGAACATGGTACGGGCCAATACAGAGCAAAACTTGATGACATTGTAGTCTGCGGCAAAACCGGCACAGTGCAAAATGCCAATAGCCCCGATCACTCGGCCTTCATTGCTTTTGCTCCAATGGATAACCCACGAATTGCGGTATCGGTTTATGTAGAAAATGCAGGCCAGGGCGCAAGAGCGGCGGCAGCTATTTCCGGCCTTATTATCGAAAAATACCTCAAGGGAGAAAAGGCAAAATTGAGAATGGAACCCTACGTACTAAAAGGAGATTTTCTAGATGCGGACGAGAAGGCTAAGTTTAACCTCTAA
- a CDS encoding rod shape-determining protein MreD, with product MNRSNYISLAASFIFLGLLQVTVLKNLVLGNYSSCFIYILPLLLIPLEVSAIALMATGFLYGISIDTFYDTPGIHAASAVLIMYLRPGLIRILTPGGGYDAGTQISAAELGWGWVLSYLIPLIFIHHVALFFIEAGNLGMFWVTLGKATMSSIFTLVVSLIILYIRMPQKGSRL from the coding sequence ATGAATAGAAGCAATTACATAAGTCTGGCCGCTTCATTTATCTTTCTTGGATTGCTTCAGGTAACTGTACTCAAGAACCTGGTTTTGGGCAACTATTCATCTTGCTTCATCTATATCCTACCCTTACTCCTTATACCACTTGAGGTATCTGCCATCGCTTTAATGGCTACTGGTTTTCTGTACGGAATCTCAATTGACACTTTTTATGACACGCCTGGAATTCATGCGGCCAGTGCTGTGTTAATAATGTACCTTCGGCCAGGACTCATCAGAATACTGACTCCGGGCGGAGGATATGACGCCGGAACGCAGATATCGGCCGCCGAACTGGGTTGGGGATGGGTGCTATCCTACCTTATTCCCCTGATCTTTATCCATCATGTGGCGCTTTTCTTTATCGAAGCAGGAAATCTGGGAATGTTTTGGGTAACTTTAGGTAAAGCCACTATGAGTTCAATATTCACACTTGTGGTGAGCTTGATCATACTATATATAAGAATGCCTCAAAAAGGTAGTCGGCTATGA